A DNA window from Brenneria izadpanahii contains the following coding sequences:
- the pdhR gene encoding pyruvate dehydrogenase complex transcriptional repressor PdhR produces the protein MAYSKIRQPKLSDVIEQQLEFLILEGTLRPGEKLPPERELAKQFDVSRPSLREAIQRLEAKGLLLRRQGGGTFVQANLWQSVSDPLAALLSNHPESQFDLLETRHALEGIAAYYAALRGTESDLQRIRECHAVIQQARDAGDLEAESEAVMQYQIAVTEATHNVVLLHLLRCMGPMLEQNVRQNFELLYLSREVLAQVGIHRAGIFEAIVAREPERAREASHRHLAFIEEVLLDLNRENSRRERSLRRLQQRKD, from the coding sequence ATGGCATACAGCAAGATCCGTCAGCCCAAACTATCAGATGTGATTGAGCAACAACTGGAGTTTCTGATTCTTGAAGGAACTTTACGCCCCGGCGAGAAACTGCCCCCGGAGCGTGAACTGGCCAAGCAGTTCGATGTCTCCCGCCCTTCTCTGAGAGAAGCCATTCAACGCCTGGAAGCCAAAGGATTACTTTTGCGCCGTCAGGGCGGTGGTACTTTCGTACAGGCCAATCTATGGCAAAGCGTCAGCGATCCGCTGGCGGCGCTATTGAGCAATCATCCTGAATCGCAATTCGATCTGCTGGAAACCCGTCACGCGTTAGAAGGCATTGCCGCTTATTACGCCGCGCTACGCGGAACCGAGTCGGATTTGCAGCGTATCCGGGAGTGTCATGCGGTTATTCAGCAGGCCAGGGATGCCGGTGACTTGGAGGCGGAATCGGAAGCGGTTATGCAGTATCAGATAGCCGTAACGGAAGCGACCCATAATGTGGTGTTGTTGCACCTGCTGCGCTGCATGGGGCCGATGCTTGAACAGAATGTAAGACAGAATTTTGAATTGCTTTATCTAAGCCGGGAAGTGCTGGCGCAGGTGGGCATTCATCGCGCCGGGATTTTTGAAGCGATTGTCGCCCGCGAGCCTGAGAGGGCGCGCGAAGCATCACATCGTCATCTGGCGTTTATTGAGGAAGTACTGCTGGATCTTAACCGGGAAAATAGCCGACGAGAAAGGTCATTACGCCGGCTCCAGCAACGCAAGGATTGA
- the aceE gene encoding pyruvate dehydrogenase (acetyl-transferring), homodimeric type, whose protein sequence is MSDRLNNDVDPIETRDWLQAIESVIREEGVERAQFLIDQVLSEARKGGVSVAAGSAASQYINTIAVEDEPEYPGNLDLESHIRSAIRWNAVMTVLRASKKDLELGGHMASFQSSATFYEVCFNHFFRARNEQDGGDLVYFQGHISPGVYARAFLEGRLTEEQMNNFRQEVHGKGLSSYPHPKLMPEFWQFPTVSMGLGPIGAIYQAKFLKYLEHRGLKNTSKQTVYAFLGDGEMDEPESKGAITIATREKLDNLVFVINCNLQRLDGPVTGNGKIINELEGIFGGAGWEVIKVIWGGRWDELLRKDTSGKLIQLMNETVDGDYQTFKSKNGAYVREHFFGKYPETAALVKDWTDDQIWSLNRGGHDPKKVYAALKKAQETKGKPVVILAHTIKGYGMGEAAEGKNIAHQVKKINMEGVRYFRDRFNVPVSDEDVEKLPFITFDKDSAEYKYLHERRQALEGYLPTRQPKFSEQLELPTLEDFGPLLEEQNKEISTTIAFVRALNVMLKNKSIKDRLVPIIADEARTFGMEGLFRQIGIYSPNGQQYTPQDREQVAYYKEDEKGQILQEGINELGAGASWLAAATSYSTNDLPMIPFYIYYSMFGFQRIGDLCWAAGDQQARGFLIGGTSGRTTLNGEGLQHEDGHSHIQSLTIPNCISYDPAYAYEVAVIMHDGLHRMYGEAQENIYYYITTLNENYHMPAMPQGAEEGIRKGIYKLETIEGSKGKVQLLGSGSILRHVREAAQILAKDYGIGSDVFSVTSFTELARDGQDCERWNMLHPTEEPHIPYVAQVLSDAPAVASTDYMKLFAEQIRNFIPASDYRVLGTDGFGRSDSRENLRHHFEVDASYVVVAALGELAKRGEIDKKVVADAIAKFEIDADKVNPRLA, encoded by the coding sequence ATGTCAGATCGTTTAAATAATGACGTGGATCCGATCGAAACCCGCGACTGGCTGCAGGCGATCGAATCGGTCATCCGTGAAGAGGGTGTTGAGCGCGCTCAGTTCCTGATTGATCAGGTATTGAGCGAAGCGCGTAAAGGCGGAGTGAGCGTTGCTGCCGGCAGCGCTGCAAGCCAATACATCAACACCATCGCAGTAGAAGATGAACCGGAATATCCAGGCAATTTGGATCTGGAAAGCCATATTCGTTCAGCAATTCGCTGGAATGCGGTAATGACGGTGCTGCGTGCTTCGAAAAAAGATCTGGAACTGGGCGGTCACATGGCTTCTTTCCAGTCTTCCGCAACCTTCTATGAAGTGTGCTTTAACCATTTCTTCCGCGCGCGCAATGAACAAGACGGCGGCGATCTGGTTTACTTCCAGGGTCATATCTCTCCCGGCGTTTATGCCCGCGCCTTCCTTGAAGGCCGCCTGACCGAAGAACAGATGAACAACTTCCGTCAGGAAGTGCACGGTAAAGGTTTGTCTTCTTACCCGCACCCGAAACTGATGCCGGAATTCTGGCAGTTCCCGACCGTTTCCATGGGCCTGGGGCCGATTGGCGCTATCTATCAGGCTAAGTTCCTGAAATACCTTGAGCACCGCGGCCTGAAAAATACCTCTAAACAAACCGTTTACGCTTTCCTGGGCGACGGTGAAATGGACGAACCGGAATCCAAAGGCGCGATCACCATCGCCACCCGCGAAAAACTGGATAACCTGGTCTTCGTTATCAACTGTAACCTGCAACGTCTTGATGGCCCGGTTACCGGTAATGGCAAGATCATTAACGAGCTGGAAGGCATCTTCGGCGGCGCCGGCTGGGAAGTGATCAAGGTTATCTGGGGCGGACGCTGGGACGAACTGCTGCGTAAAGATACCAGCGGCAAACTGATCCAACTGATGAATGAAACCGTCGACGGCGACTATCAGACCTTCAAGTCCAAGAACGGCGCCTATGTCCGCGAGCACTTCTTCGGTAAATATCCGGAAACCGCTGCGCTGGTGAAAGACTGGACCGACGATCAGATCTGGTCGCTGAACCGTGGTGGCCACGATCCGAAGAAAGTCTACGCCGCGCTGAAAAAAGCGCAGGAAACCAAGGGCAAGCCGGTGGTTATTCTGGCGCATACCATTAAAGGTTATGGTATGGGCGAAGCGGCTGAAGGTAAGAACATCGCTCACCAGGTTAAGAAAATCAACATGGAAGGCGTGCGTTACTTCCGCGATCGCTTCAATGTGCCGGTCAGTGATGAAGACGTCGAAAAACTGCCGTTCATTACTTTCGATAAAGATTCCGCAGAGTACAAATATCTGCATGAGCGCCGTCAGGCGTTGGAAGGCTATCTGCCTACCCGTCAGCCGAAATTCAGCGAACAGCTGGAATTGCCGACGCTGGAAGACTTCGGTCCTCTGCTGGAAGAGCAGAACAAAGAGATCTCCACCACCATCGCTTTCGTTCGCGCCCTGAACGTGATGCTGAAGAACAAGTCGATCAAAGATCGCCTGGTTCCGATTATCGCCGATGAAGCGCGTACCTTCGGTATGGAAGGTCTGTTCCGTCAGATCGGGATTTACAGCCCGAACGGTCAGCAGTACACCCCGCAGGACCGCGAACAGGTCGCCTACTATAAGGAAGACGAGAAAGGCCAGATCCTGCAGGAAGGGATCAACGAACTGGGCGCCGGCGCATCCTGGCTGGCGGCGGCAACGTCCTACAGCACCAACGACCTGCCGATGATCCCGTTCTATATCTACTACTCGATGTTCGGTTTCCAGCGTATCGGCGACCTGTGCTGGGCGGCGGGCGATCAGCAGGCTCGCGGCTTCCTGATCGGCGGGACTTCCGGCCGTACCACGCTGAACGGCGAAGGTTTGCAGCATGAAGACGGCCACAGCCACATTCAGTCGCTGACTATTCCGAACTGTATTTCTTACGATCCGGCCTATGCTTACGAAGTCGCCGTCATCATGCATGACGGTTTGCATCGTATGTACGGCGAAGCGCAGGAAAATATTTACTACTACATCACCACGCTGAACGAAAACTACCACATGCCTGCCATGCCGCAGGGTGCGGAAGAGGGTATTCGTAAGGGTATCTACAAGCTGGAAACGATTGAAGGCAGCAAAGGCAAAGTACAGCTGCTGGGCTCCGGTTCTATTCTGCGTCACGTGCGTGAAGCGGCGCAGATCCTGGCGAAAGACTACGGTATCGGTTCCGATGTCTTCAGCGTGACCTCCTTCACCGAACTGGCTCGTGATGGTCAGGATTGCGAACGCTGGAACATGCTGCACCCGACCGAAGAACCGCATATTCCTTATGTGGCCCAGGTTCTGAGCGATGCGCCTGCCGTAGCGTCAACCGACTACATGAAGCTGTTCGCTGAGCAAATTCGCAACTTCATTCCGGCCAGCGATTACCGCGTGCTGGGAACCGACGGTTTCGGACGTTCCGACAGCCGTGAGAACCTGCGCCACCACTTTGAAGTGGATGCGTCTTACGTCGTGGTTGCGGCCCTGGGTGAATTGGCCAAACGCGGTGAAATCGATAAGAAAGTGGTTGCTGACGCGATCGCCAAGTTCGAAATCGATGCAGATAAAGTTAACCCGCGTCTGGCATAA
- the aceF gene encoding pyruvate dehydrogenase complex dihydrolipoyllysine-residue acetyltransferase, translated as MAIEINVPDIGADEVEVTEVLVKVGDKVEAEQSLITVEGDKASMEVPSPQAGVVKEIKVAVGDKVETGKLIMIFDSADGAADAAPAKAEEKKEDAKPAAAAVASKEVNVPDIGDDEVEVTEVLVKVGDSVAAEQSLITVEGDKASMEVPAPFAGVVKEIKISTGDKVKTGSLIMVFEVAGAAPAPAAAKEESQAAPAAGSASAAKDVNVPDIGGDEVEVTEVLVKVGDKVAAEQSLITVEGDKASMEVPAPFAGTVKEIKINTGDKVKTGSPIMVFEVEGAAPAAAPAAKQEAAAPAKKAEAAPAAKAEAKGEFAENDAYVHATPVIRRLAREFGVNLAKVKGTGRKGRILREDVQAYVKEAVKRAESAPAVSGGGLPGMLPWPKVDFSKFGEIEEVELGRIQKISGANLSRNWVMIPHVTHFDKTDITDLEAFRKQQNVEAEKKKLDVKITPVVFIMKAVAAALEQMPRFNSSLSEDGQRLTLKKYINIGVAVDTPNGLVVPVFKDVNKKGIVELSRELMTISKKARDGKLTAGEMQGGCFTISSIGGLGTTHFAPIVNAPEVAILGVSKSAMEPVWNGKEFVPRLMLPISLSFDHRVIDGADGARFITIINNMLSDIRRLVM; from the coding sequence ATGGCTATCGAAATCAACGTACCGGATATCGGTGCAGATGAAGTTGAAGTCACCGAAGTGCTGGTGAAGGTGGGCGACAAGGTCGAAGCTGAACAGTCGCTGATCACCGTAGAAGGCGATAAAGCCTCTATGGAAGTGCCTTCCCCTCAGGCCGGTGTGGTAAAAGAGATCAAAGTTGCTGTCGGCGATAAAGTTGAAACCGGCAAACTTATCATGATTTTCGATTCCGCCGACGGCGCGGCCGATGCCGCGCCCGCCAAGGCAGAAGAGAAGAAAGAAGACGCCAAGCCGGCGGCGGCGGCCGTCGCCAGCAAAGAGGTTAATGTACCGGACATCGGCGATGATGAAGTTGAAGTCACCGAAGTGCTGGTTAAAGTCGGCGACAGCGTCGCAGCCGAACAGTCGCTGATTACCGTTGAAGGCGACAAAGCGTCAATGGAAGTGCCGGCGCCGTTCGCGGGCGTGGTTAAAGAGATCAAAATCAGCACCGGCGACAAAGTGAAAACCGGCTCGCTGATTATGGTATTCGAAGTCGCTGGCGCCGCACCCGCACCGGCTGCGGCGAAAGAAGAAAGCCAGGCTGCTCCGGCCGCCGGCTCCGCGTCTGCGGCGAAAGACGTCAACGTGCCGGATATCGGCGGCGACGAAGTGGAAGTGACCGAAGTGCTGGTCAAGGTAGGCGATAAGGTTGCCGCCGAACAGTCGCTGATCACGGTTGAAGGCGACAAGGCTTCGATGGAAGTGCCGGCGCCGTTTGCCGGTACGGTAAAAGAGATCAAAATCAACACCGGCGACAAAGTGAAAACCGGCTCGCCGATCATGGTCTTTGAAGTCGAGGGCGCAGCCCCGGCCGCCGCGCCCGCCGCCAAGCAGGAAGCCGCCGCCCCGGCGAAGAAAGCCGAAGCCGCGCCTGCCGCGAAAGCGGAAGCGAAAGGCGAATTCGCCGAAAATGACGCTTACGTTCACGCGACGCCGGTTATCCGCCGTCTGGCCCGTGAGTTTGGCGTTAATCTGGCCAAAGTGAAGGGCACCGGCCGTAAGGGCCGCATTCTGCGCGAAGATGTGCAGGCTTATGTGAAAGAGGCGGTTAAACGCGCCGAGTCGGCGCCGGCCGTTAGCGGCGGCGGTCTGCCGGGCATGCTGCCTTGGCCGAAGGTGGACTTCAGCAAGTTCGGTGAGATTGAAGAAGTCGAACTGGGCCGTATCCAGAAAATCTCCGGCGCCAACCTGAGCCGTAACTGGGTGATGATTCCGCATGTTACCCATTTCGACAAAACGGATATCACCGATCTGGAAGCGTTCCGTAAGCAGCAGAACGTAGAAGCCGAGAAGAAAAAACTGGATGTGAAGATCACCCCGGTTGTTTTCATCATGAAAGCCGTTGCCGCTGCTCTTGAGCAGATGCCTCGTTTCAACAGTTCGCTGTCCGAAGACGGTCAACGTCTGACGCTGAAGAAATACATCAACATCGGCGTGGCGGTTGATACGCCGAATGGTCTGGTGGTTCCCGTGTTCAAAGATGTGAACAAGAAAGGCATCGTCGAACTGTCTCGTGAACTGATGACGATCTCCAAGAAAGCGCGCGACGGTAAGCTGACCGCAGGCGAAATGCAGGGGGGATGCTTCACTATCTCCAGCATCGGCGGCCTCGGCACGACGCATTTCGCGCCGATTGTCAACGCGCCGGAAGTCGCTATTCTGGGTGTGTCTAAGTCGGCGATGGAACCGGTCTGGAATGGTAAAGAGTTTGTGCCGCGTCTGATGCTGCCGATATCTCTGTCCTTCGACCATCGTGTCATTGACGGTGCTGATGGCGCTCGTTTTATTACCATCATCAACAACATGCTGTCTGACATTCGTCGTCTGGTAATGTAA
- the lpdA gene encoding dihydrolipoyl dehydrogenase produces MSTEIKAQVVVLGAGPAGYSAAFRCADLGLETVLVERYSTLGGVCLNVGCIPSKALLHVAKVIEEAKALAEHGIVFGEPKTDIDKIRLWKEKVITQLTGGLSGMAKARKVKVVNGLGKFTGANTLVVDGENGQTTINFENAIIAAGSRPIQLPFIPHEDPRVWDSTDALELKSVPERLLIMGGGIIGLEMGTVYHALGSQIDVVEMFDQVIPAADKDIVKVFTKRISKQFTLMLETKVTAVEAKEDGIYVTMEGKKAPAEPQRYDAVLVAIGRVPNGKSLDAGQAGVEVDDRGFIRVDKQMRTNVPHIYAIGDIVGQPMLAHKGVHEGHVAAEVIAGKKHYFDPKVIPSIAYTEPEVAWVGMTEKEAKEKGISFETATFPWAASGRAIASDCSDGMTKLIFDKETHRVIGGAIVGTNGGELLGEIGLAIEMGCDAEDIALTIHAHPTLHESVGLAAEIYEGSITDLPNPKAKKKK; encoded by the coding sequence ATGAGTACTGAAATTAAAGCTCAGGTGGTGGTACTTGGTGCCGGCCCTGCAGGTTACTCGGCTGCATTTCGTTGTGCGGACTTGGGCCTGGAAACCGTGCTGGTAGAACGCTACTCCACGCTGGGTGGGGTATGTCTGAACGTGGGTTGTATCCCTTCCAAAGCCTTGCTGCACGTTGCTAAAGTGATTGAAGAAGCGAAAGCGCTGGCAGAGCACGGCATCGTATTCGGCGAGCCTAAAACCGATATTGATAAAATTCGTCTGTGGAAAGAGAAAGTTATCACTCAGCTGACCGGCGGCCTGTCCGGTATGGCGAAGGCCCGTAAAGTCAAAGTGGTTAACGGTCTGGGTAAATTCACCGGCGCCAATACGCTGGTTGTCGACGGCGAAAACGGCCAAACAACGATTAATTTCGAAAACGCGATTATTGCCGCCGGTTCCCGTCCGATCCAACTGCCGTTTATTCCGCATGAAGATCCGCGCGTATGGGATTCCACCGATGCGCTGGAGCTGAAAAGCGTGCCGGAGCGTCTGCTGATCATGGGCGGCGGCATCATCGGTCTGGAAATGGGGACCGTGTATCATGCGCTTGGTTCTCAGATCGACGTGGTGGAAATGTTCGATCAGGTGATCCCGGCCGCCGATAAAGACATCGTCAAGGTCTTCACCAAACGCATCAGCAAGCAGTTTACCCTGATGCTGGAAACCAAAGTGACCGCGGTAGAAGCCAAAGAAGACGGTATCTACGTCACGATGGAAGGCAAAAAAGCGCCGGCCGAACCGCAGCGTTATGATGCGGTGCTGGTGGCGATCGGCCGCGTGCCTAACGGTAAGTCGCTGGATGCCGGTCAGGCGGGCGTTGAAGTCGACGATCGCGGTTTTATCCGCGTCGATAAGCAGATGCGCACCAATGTGCCGCATATCTATGCGATTGGCGACATCGTCGGTCAGCCGATGCTGGCGCACAAGGGCGTGCATGAAGGCCACGTCGCCGCTGAAGTTATCGCCGGTAAGAAGCACTATTTCGATCCGAAAGTGATCCCGTCCATTGCCTATACCGAGCCGGAAGTGGCCTGGGTCGGCATGACCGAGAAAGAAGCGAAAGAGAAAGGCATCAGCTTTGAGACGGCGACGTTCCCGTGGGCGGCGTCCGGGCGCGCCATTGCTTCCGACTGTTCGGATGGTATGACCAAACTGATTTTCGACAAAGAGACGCATCGCGTTATCGGCGGGGCGATTGTCGGTACTAACGGCGGCGAGCTGTTAGGTGAAATCGGTCTGGCGATTGAGATGGGTTGTGACGCGGAAGATATCGCGCTGACCATCCATGCTCACCCGACGCTGCATGAATCCGTTGGTCTGGCGGCTGAAATTTATGAAGGCAGCATCACCGACCTGCCGAACCCGAAGGCGAAGAAGAAAAAGTAA